The sequence below is a genomic window from Streptosporangium lutulentum.
CGGAAAAGCCCCTGTTTCCCCAGGTGAACGGGGTGGAGGTGCCTGTGGCGATCTACGAGTACCTGTGTCCGGCCTGCGGGCCGTTCGACGTGCGCCTTCCGATGGGAACCGCGCCACTGTCTCGTGACTGCTCCACATGCGAGCGCGGTGCCCGCCGCGTCTTCTCCCCACCGGGTCTTTCCCGTGTGCACCCGGCGTTGTCCGCCGCGCTCGATCGCGACGAGCAGAGCCGGGACGCGCCCGCGGTCGTTTCCCGCACGCCCGGCCGGCGGCACCCGCAGCCACCGCACCCGGCACTGGCGCGCCTGCCACGACCGTGATCGACAGCGACAT
It includes:
- a CDS encoding FmdB family zinc ribbon protein; its protein translation is MWARHIVDQGCSERPSWIRSADRWGARAEKPLFPQVNGVEVPVAIYEYLCPACGPFDVRLPMGTAPLSRDCSTCERGARRVFSPPGLSRVHPALSAALDRDEQSRDAPAVVSRTPGRRHPQPPHPALARLPRP